From the genome of Desulfatiglans sp.:
TGTTATGCAAAGAAAGATATTAAAAAATGTTCACGGGGATCTTACCCTTGCTAATATTCTTTATGATTCAGGTACGCTTTATTTGCTTGACTATGGATTCTGGGGCGCAGGTTTTCCTGAGGATGATTTGGCAAGATTGTATCTTGATCTTAGAAATATTGGATGCTATAGCATGTTATTGAAATCATCTAAAAAAGGGATTTTGTCATCCGCTTTTTTTTCCGGGTATGGCATTAAACAAGGCTGTCCTGATTTGGAGGATGCCACTTTGAGATTTTATTTGATAAGACATACAATTATAAATATTTACATGTACTCGTTTATTGCGGGAAATAAAAGATTTCTTAATCCGTTTATTTGTAGATTGTTTTATTGTTTTCAAAAAAATTTTTTACTGAGTATTATTTGAGTCAAGAGCATATAAAATAAAATTTGTATAATGGAGTAAAGAGTGAACGAAGCAACAATAAAATTCAGAATAAAAGAATTTACCTGGTATACGCCTGTTGACTTTGGGAACGGGTTGATTGCCCGTGGAAATTATCTGGTAAATACAGATAGTGATTCAATGCATTTCGGATCAGGAAAATGGAAATATATTATCGAAAGAAATCTGCCTGATATCCAAGGGAAAAGGGTAATGGATATCGGATGTAATAATGGGATTTCGTGCATTCAGATGGCCAGAATGGGTGCGAGGGAAGTAATTGGAATAGACTCTGAAGAAACATGGGCAAAATGGAAAGAACAAGCCCTGTTTGTCAAAGAGGCATTAGAGTGGAGATGTCATACTAACTATCCCATAACATACATCAATTCCAATATGGCTCATATTCCTGAATTAGCTCTTGGTCATTTTGATGTTGTTACAGCACTGTGTTGTATTTACTACCTTGAAGATATTGAAATAGCTTCATTGCTGGCTTACTTTAAAGAACATGTTGATACAATTATAATTCAATGCAACACCAACAGAAAAGATCAAACTGCAGAAGTTCATAGGAGAGCGTTGCCTGTTTATATTGAAAAAGCCCTGAAAAATGTCGGGTATAAATAC
Proteins encoded in this window:
- a CDS encoding DUF1698 domain-containing protein, translated to MNEATIKFRIKEFTWYTPVDFGNGLIARGNYLVNTDSDSMHFGSGKWKYIIERNLPDIQGKRVMDIGCNNGISCIQMARMGAREVIGIDSEETWAKWKEQALFVKEALEWRCHTNYPITYINSNMAHIPELALGHFDVVTALCCIYYLEDIEIASLLAYFKEHVDTIIIQCNTNRKDQTAEVHRRALPVYIEKALKNVGYKYISTDKPFLYERPVVVGSNFPIKKNGCQGKTDKIRNWIRKKF